A genome region from Crossiella equi includes the following:
- a CDS encoding PhzF family phenazine biosynthesis protein: MEIYVVDAFTDTAFAGNPAGVVLLTEPRPEDWMQSVAAEMRHAETAFVVPEAAGPKPLRWFTPVTEVDLCGHATLATAHVLGGEQRFSTRSGELVCTPRPDGSITLDFPADPAVPLEPSPDLLAGLPGVTVKAVARAVSDVLVEVASAAEVRALVPDYAALARVPARGVIVTAPGDGPDLVSRCFYPAAGVPEDPVTGSAHCTLATWWAPRLGDGPLTAEQASPRGGVVRTRLRGDRVELTGRAVTVLSGRLYV, encoded by the coding sequence GTGGAGATCTACGTGGTGGACGCCTTCACGGACACGGCCTTCGCGGGCAACCCGGCGGGCGTGGTGTTGCTGACCGAGCCCCGGCCGGAGGACTGGATGCAGTCCGTGGCCGCCGAGATGCGGCACGCGGAGACCGCGTTCGTGGTGCCGGAGGCCGCGGGGCCCAAGCCGCTGCGCTGGTTCACGCCGGTCACCGAGGTCGACCTGTGCGGGCACGCCACGCTGGCCACCGCACACGTGCTTGGCGGCGAGCAGCGGTTCTCAACGCGCAGTGGCGAGCTCGTGTGCACCCCGCGACCGGACGGCTCGATCACCCTGGACTTCCCGGCCGACCCGGCGGTGCCCCTGGAGCCCTCGCCGGACCTGTTGGCGGGCCTACCCGGCGTGACCGTCAAGGCGGTGGCACGCGCGGTGAGCGACGTGCTGGTCGAGGTGGCCTCGGCGGCGGAGGTGCGCGCGCTGGTCCCCGACTACGCGGCGTTGGCACGGGTACCGGCCCGGGGTGTCATCGTGACCGCCCCCGGTGACGGCCCGGACCTGGTCAGCCGCTGCTTCTACCCGGCGGCCGGCGTGCCCGAGGACCCGGTCACCGGCTCCGCGCACTGCACGCTCGCCACCTGGTGGGCCCCACGCCTCGGTGACGGTCCGCTCACAGCCGAACAGGCCTCGCCACGCGGAGGTGTGGTGCGCACGCGGTTGCGTGGTGACCGAGTGGAGTTGACGGGCCGCGCGGTGACCGTCCTCTCGGGACGGTTGTACGTCTGA
- a CDS encoding SSI family serine proteinase inhibitor, translating to MTAHRVLALACSVLAAGLLAAAPAAADSSTNLTLSVQGSSGPAQVATLTCEPAGGKHPKAADACKALVAVDGDVRRMTNDEMACTMEFAPVAATLKGTWRGQPVAYAQDFGNPCALRSRTGPIFAL from the coding sequence ATGACTGCTCACCGCGTACTGGCCCTGGCCTGCTCCGTGCTCGCGGCCGGACTGCTCGCGGCGGCACCCGCTGCGGCAGACTCCAGCACCAACCTCACCCTCTCCGTCCAGGGCTCCAGCGGCCCGGCGCAGGTGGCCACGCTCACCTGTGAGCCCGCCGGGGGGAAGCACCCCAAGGCGGCCGACGCCTGCAAGGCGCTGGTCGCGGTCGACGGCGACGTGCGCCGGATGACCAACGACGAGATGGCCTGCACCATGGAGTTCGCGCCCGTCGCGGCCACGCTGAAGGGCACGTGGCGGGGCCAGCCGGTCGCCTACGCGCAGGACTTCGGCAACCCGTGCGCGCTGCGCTCGCGCACGGGTCCGATCTTCGCCCTCTAG
- a CDS encoding AMP-binding protein has translation MSAVPGLPSYASGVSEVPLLGDTVGDNLDRAIAAFPDRDALVDRAAGRRWTYRQLAGDVHAVALGLLARGVGKGDRVGIWSPNRAEWFLVQYATAKIGAILVNINPAYRVHELEFVLNQSGVRTLVSASAFKTSDYAGMIEQVRPNCPELLDVVLLDSPQWTELVEAGRAGNVEDVLAVQRTLSADDPINIQYTSGTTGFPKGATLSHHNILNNGFFVGELCGYTEQDRVCVPVPFYHCFGMVMGNLGATTHGACVVIPAPAFEPAATLAAVQEERCTSLYGVPTMFIAELADPGFDSYDLGSLRTGIMAGSPCPVEVMKQVIDRMGMREVTICYGMTETSPVSTQTRADDSVERRVGTVGRVHPHVEVKIVDPETGLTVPRGTPGELCTRGYSVMLGYWAQPDKTAEAIDQARWMHTGDLAVMDEDGYVSITGRIKDMVIRGGENIYPREIEEFLYTHPDVLDAQVIGVPDAKYGEELMAWVRLRPGAEPLTAQAVKEFCTGRLAHYKIPRYVHLVDEFPMTVTGKVRKVEMRERAVELLGD, from the coding sequence GTGAGTGCTGTTCCCGGGTTGCCCAGTTACGCCTCCGGGGTGTCCGAGGTGCCGCTGCTCGGCGACACCGTCGGCGACAACCTGGACCGCGCCATCGCCGCCTTCCCGGACCGCGACGCCCTGGTCGACCGCGCCGCGGGCCGCCGCTGGACCTACCGGCAGCTGGCCGGGGACGTGCACGCGGTCGCGCTCGGCCTGCTCGCCCGGGGCGTGGGCAAGGGCGACCGCGTGGGCATCTGGTCGCCGAACCGCGCCGAGTGGTTCCTGGTGCAGTACGCCACGGCCAAGATCGGCGCCATCCTGGTCAACATCAACCCGGCCTACCGCGTGCACGAGCTGGAGTTCGTGCTCAACCAGTCCGGCGTGCGCACGCTCGTCTCCGCCTCGGCGTTCAAGACCTCCGACTACGCCGGGATGATCGAGCAGGTGCGCCCGAACTGCCCGGAGCTGCTGGACGTCGTGCTGCTGGACAGTCCACAATGGACTGAATTGGTCGAGGCGGGCCGTGCCGGGAACGTCGAGGACGTCCTCGCCGTGCAACGCACCCTGAGCGCGGACGACCCGATCAACATCCAGTACACCTCGGGCACCACGGGCTTCCCCAAGGGCGCGACCCTGTCGCACCACAACATCCTCAACAACGGCTTCTTCGTCGGCGAGCTGTGCGGGTACACCGAGCAGGACCGCGTGTGCGTGCCGGTGCCCTTCTACCACTGCTTCGGCATGGTCATGGGCAACCTCGGCGCCACCACGCACGGCGCCTGCGTCGTCATCCCGGCGCCCGCCTTCGAGCCCGCCGCCACCCTGGCCGCGGTGCAGGAGGAGCGCTGCACCTCGCTGTACGGCGTGCCGACCATGTTCATCGCCGAGCTGGCCGACCCCGGGTTCGACAGCTACGACCTGGGCAGCCTGCGCACCGGCATCATGGCGGGCTCACCTTGCCCGGTCGAGGTGATGAAGCAGGTCATCGACCGCATGGGCATGCGCGAGGTCACCATCTGCTACGGCATGACCGAGACCTCGCCGGTGTCCACGCAGACCCGGGCCGACGACTCGGTGGAGCGCCGCGTGGGCACGGTCGGCCGGGTGCACCCGCACGTCGAGGTCAAGATCGTGGACCCGGAGACCGGCCTGACGGTGCCGCGCGGCACACCCGGTGAGCTGTGCACCCGGGGCTACTCGGTGATGCTCGGCTACTGGGCGCAGCCGGACAAGACGGCCGAGGCCATCGACCAGGCCCGCTGGATGCACACCGGCGACCTCGCGGTGATGGACGAGGACGGGTACGTCTCGATCACCGGCCGCATCAAGGACATGGTCATCCGCGGCGGGGAGAACATCTACCCGCGCGAGATCGAGGAGTTCCTCTACACCCACCCGGACGTGCTGGACGCGCAGGTCATCGGCGTACCGGACGCCAAGTACGGCGAGGAGCTGATGGCCTGGGTGCGGCTGCGGCCCGGCGCCGAGCCCCTGACGGCTCAAGCGGTCAAGGAGTTCTGCACCGGGCGGCTGGCCCACTACAAGATCCCGCGCTACGTGCACCTGGTGGACGAGTTCCCGATGACGGTCACCGGGAAGGTCCGCAAGGTGGAGATGCGCGAGCGCGCGGTGGAGCTGCTCGGCGACTAG
- a CDS encoding HAD-IIA family hydrolase — MDMDGVLVHEEHLIAGADEFLAELRAHDIGFLVLTNNSIYTPRDLRARLRRTGLDVPEEAIWTSALATAKFLDSQRPNGSAYVIGEAGLTTALHSIGYVLTDRDPDYVVLGETRTYSFEAITKAIRLVEGGARFIATNPDETGPSREGVLPATGSVAALIERATGRAPYFVGKPNPLMMRSALRAIGAHSESTLMIGDRMDTDVRSGLEAGLHTILVLSGISTEDTADRYPFRPTRVIGSIAELVGNATNPFPDGV, encoded by the coding sequence ATGGACATGGACGGGGTGCTCGTCCACGAGGAGCACCTCATCGCCGGAGCGGACGAGTTCCTGGCCGAGCTGCGCGCGCACGACATCGGGTTCCTCGTGCTCACCAACAACTCGATCTACACACCCCGGGATCTGCGCGCCCGGTTGCGGCGAACCGGGCTGGACGTGCCGGAGGAGGCCATCTGGACCTCCGCGCTGGCCACCGCGAAGTTCCTCGACTCGCAGCGGCCCAACGGCTCGGCGTACGTGATCGGCGAGGCCGGGCTGACCACCGCCCTGCACTCCATCGGCTACGTGCTCACCGACCGCGACCCCGACTACGTGGTGCTGGGCGAGACCCGCACCTACAGCTTCGAGGCGATCACCAAGGCCATCCGGCTGGTCGAGGGCGGCGCGCGGTTCATCGCCACCAACCCGGACGAGACCGGCCCCAGCCGCGAGGGCGTGCTGCCCGCGACCGGCTCGGTGGCCGCCCTGATCGAGCGCGCCACCGGGCGGGCGCCCTACTTCGTGGGCAAGCCGAACCCGCTCATGATGCGCTCGGCGCTGCGCGCCATCGGGGCGCACTCGGAGAGCACGCTGATGATCGGCGACCGGATGGACACCGACGTGCGCTCCGGCCTGGAGGCGGGCCTGCACACGATCCTGGTGCTGTCCGGCATCTCCACCGAGGACACCGCCGACCGGTACCCGTTCCGGCCCACCCGCGTGATCGGCTCCATCGCCGAGCTGGTCGGCAACGCCACCAACCCGTTCCCGGACGGCGTCTGA
- a CDS encoding MarR family winged helix-turn-helix transcriptional regulator produces the protein MSEGTTTADQARAEAASTLQGLGRELAAVTVAFHSAAAERMGLSGTDHKCLDLALHSSDPLTAGRIAELSGLSTGAVTGVIDRLERAGFVRRVRDPHDRRKVLVEVTGPNDGRYDWIFAGFAEGMREIVARYTPEELAVVTRYTEDSIQLVRDQIARLNDMR, from the coding sequence ATGAGCGAGGGCACGACCACGGCGGACCAGGCGCGGGCCGAGGCGGCGAGCACGCTGCAGGGCCTGGGTCGGGAGCTGGCCGCCGTCACCGTGGCTTTCCACTCGGCCGCGGCCGAGCGCATGGGCCTGTCCGGCACCGACCACAAGTGCCTCGACCTGGCGCTGCACTCCTCCGACCCGCTCACCGCGGGCCGCATCGCCGAGCTGTCCGGCCTGTCCACCGGCGCGGTCACCGGCGTGATCGACCGCCTGGAGCGCGCGGGCTTCGTGCGCCGCGTGCGCGACCCGCACGACCGCCGCAAGGTGCTGGTCGAGGTCACCGGCCCGAACGACGGCCGCTACGACTGGATCTTCGCCGGGTTCGCCGAGGGCATGCGCGAGATCGTGGCCCGGTACACGCCCGAGGAGCTCGCGGTCGTCACCCGGTACACCGAGGACTCCATCCAGCTCGTCCGCGACCAGATCGCGCGCCTCAACGACATGCGCTGA
- the moaA gene encoding GTP 3',8-cyclase MoaA, which yields MPSIPVRPPGGRPDTPALVDSYGRVATDLRISVTDRCNLRCTYCMPEEGLNWLPTPDVLDTGELSRLIRIAVLELGVTELRFTGGEPLLRKDLETVLAEAAALSPRPSISLTTNGLSLARRAERLLAAGVDRVNVSLDTLRPDRYLALTRRDRLADVLAGLRAARAAGLDPVKVNSVLMRGVNEDEAVPLLAFCLAEGLELRFIEQMPLDPQHGWDRGQMVGGEEILAALGSAFTLTPDTAERGAAPAERWLVDGGPGRVGVIASVSAPFCGACDRTRLTADGQVRSCLFGQQETDLRGAMRAGAGDEELAELWRAAMWAKPAGHGINEVGFAQPSRPMSAIGG from the coding sequence ATGCCCTCGATTCCAGTCCGTCCCCCAGGGGGCAGGCCGGACACCCCCGCGCTGGTCGACAGCTACGGCCGGGTGGCCACCGACCTGCGCATCTCCGTGACGGACCGCTGCAACCTGCGCTGCACCTACTGCATGCCCGAGGAAGGCCTGAACTGGCTGCCGACCCCGGACGTGCTCGACACCGGGGAGCTGTCCCGGCTCATCCGGATCGCGGTGCTCGAGCTCGGGGTCACCGAGCTGCGCTTCACCGGCGGCGAGCCGCTGCTGCGCAAGGACCTGGAGACCGTGCTGGCCGAGGCGGCGGCGCTGAGCCCCCGGCCGAGCATCTCGCTGACCACCAACGGCCTGAGCCTGGCCCGGCGTGCCGAACGGCTGCTCGCGGCCGGGGTCGACCGGGTCAACGTCTCGCTGGACACCCTCCGCCCCGACCGCTACCTGGCGCTGACCCGCCGCGACCGGCTGGCCGACGTGCTGGCCGGGCTGCGCGCGGCGCGGGCGGCCGGGCTCGACCCGGTCAAGGTCAACTCGGTGCTGATGCGCGGGGTGAACGAGGACGAGGCCGTCCCACTGCTGGCGTTCTGCCTGGCCGAGGGCCTGGAGCTGCGCTTCATCGAGCAGATGCCGCTGGACCCGCAGCACGGCTGGGACCGCGGCCAGATGGTCGGCGGCGAGGAGATCCTGGCCGCGCTGGGCAGCGCGTTCACCCTCACCCCGGACACCGCCGAGCGCGGCGCGGCCCCGGCCGAGCGCTGGCTCGTGGACGGCGGTCCGGGCAGGGTGGGGGTGATCGCCTCGGTGAGCGCGCCGTTCTGCGGGGCCTGCGACCGCACCCGGCTCACCGCGGACGGACAGGTGCGGTCGTGCCTGTTCGGCCAGCAGGAGACCGACCTGCGCGGGGCGATGCGCGCGGGTGCCGGCGACGAGGAGCTGGCCGAGCTGTGGCGGGCGGCGATGTGGGCCAAGCCCGCCGGGCACGGCATCAACGAGGTCGGGTTCGCGCAGCCGTCGCGCCCGATGAGTGCGATCGGAGGCTGA
- a CDS encoding MoaD/ThiS family protein: protein MASVTVRYFAGARAAAGVADESVELDGVSTVDDVLARVLGARPARLAKVLPACSFLLNGVAVRDRTTVVPDAAELDVLPPFAGG from the coding sequence GTGGCGTCGGTGACCGTGCGCTACTTCGCGGGGGCCCGCGCCGCCGCCGGGGTGGCCGACGAGTCCGTCGAGCTGGATGGTGTGTCCACTGTGGACGACGTGCTGGCCCGCGTGCTGGGCGCCCGCCCGGCCCGGCTGGCCAAGGTGCTGCCCGCGTGCAGCTTCCTGCTCAACGGCGTCGCGGTGCGCGACCGCACGACGGTGGTCCCGGACGCGGCGGAGCTGGACGTGCTGCCGCCGTTCGCCGGGGGCTGA
- a CDS encoding AfsR/SARP family transcriptional regulator, with protein MRAETEFRVLGPLEVRVGAAAVPIGAAKQRVVLATLLLHANEPVSVEELIGNLWDRQPPARPKASLHTYVTRLRQSLGEGARLRAAGHGYLLDVEPERVDLFRFRRLVRRAEQVRAGGDVEAESMLLAEATGLVRGPVLGDVPSEALHRTDVALLTEAQLAVLERRIEVELELGRHHEVIGRLVALAVEHPLRERFAELLVLARYRAGQQAEALAAYRAAARALREELGASPGPGLRELHEAVLRGDPGLRAPSPRAPVRPGRVPAELPAVVGDFVGREADLAELAGRLAPGQVVVLSGPPGVGKTALAVAVGHRLRAGFPDGQLHANLRGYSPEPAAGVGQVLSRFLRALGVPREEVPSAVDEQAALYRRLLAGRRVFVLLDNAAEPGQLGPLLPVEPGCAVLVTSRRDAPPVIEGRAVHRRQLGSFTEAECTALLVRLLGADVVAAAPEAAGGLAQVCARLPLALRVAAANLAARPRPDLAAYTEQLARGNRLAALAIEGDGATAVRSAFDSSYTALDPAARTVFRRSALVPGGDFSAEAATALFGQDATSALDTLVTMSLLTRPAPGRYACHDLIRLYARDRAEEEEPPATRAAALGGLFDHYFATSRAAVELLTPDVALAVAPGLPPVPPFPDRPAAAAWLDHEIPNLVAAIRAHPGLGLPLVRLLGGYVYFRQERTVWIEATTAALAAAREVGDLPVVAAMLDSLGTALWGAGEFEQGLRHHREAAEILDRIGGDPGLAESALLHLGIVHMEMGRLAAAAQCYQRVLDTYRPEGPNRAKVLLNLGSTHVYGGDITTGVAHAEQALAICREHGIAFGEALCLGNLSVAHRMLGDPARAAELARRSREIYRGLGKEDADSVDVLAAALLAGGDAETALPLAEQACALARARHFRRAEADAYNTRGACCAALGRPHEAERHHTEALRVATLAGYLLGEINALIGQAVAYQALGRAEQARNRLHAAAAAANRGGFQHELARVRALLGGSG; from the coding sequence ATGCGGGCGGAGACGGAGTTCCGCGTGCTCGGGCCGTTGGAGGTTCGGGTCGGGGCGGCGGCGGTGCCCATCGGGGCGGCGAAGCAGCGGGTGGTGTTGGCGACGTTGTTGTTGCACGCCAACGAGCCCGTCAGTGTCGAGGAGCTCATCGGCAACCTGTGGGACCGGCAGCCGCCCGCCCGGCCCAAGGCGTCGTTGCACACCTACGTGACCCGGTTGCGGCAGAGCCTGGGGGAGGGGGCCCGGCTGCGGGCCGCCGGGCACGGGTACCTCCTGGACGTCGAGCCCGAGCGGGTGGACCTGTTCCGGTTCCGGCGGTTGGTGCGGCGGGCCGAGCAGGTTCGGGCCGGTGGGGATGTCGAGGCCGAGTCGATGTTGTTGGCGGAGGCCACCGGGCTGGTTCGCGGGCCCGTGCTGGGGGATGTGCCGTCCGAGGCGTTGCACCGGACCGACGTTGCGCTGTTGACCGAGGCGCAGCTGGCCGTCCTGGAGCGGCGGATCGAGGTGGAGCTCGAGCTCGGGCGGCACCACGAGGTGATCGGGCGGTTGGTCGCGCTGGCCGTCGAGCACCCGTTGCGGGAGCGGTTCGCCGAGCTGCTCGTGCTCGCCCGCTACCGGGCCGGGCAGCAGGCCGAGGCCCTGGCGGCGTACCGGGCGGCCGCGCGGGCGTTGCGGGAGGAGCTCGGGGCCTCGCCCGGGCCCGGGTTGCGGGAGCTGCACGAGGCCGTGCTGCGCGGGGATCCCGGGTTGCGCGCGCCCTCGCCCCGGGCGCCCGTGCGGCCCGGGCGGGTGCCCGCCGAGCTGCCCGCCGTGGTGGGGGACTTCGTCGGACGCGAGGCGGACCTCGCCGAGCTGGCCGGACGGCTGGCGCCCGGGCAGGTCGTCGTGCTCAGCGGGCCGCCCGGGGTGGGCAAGACCGCGCTGGCCGTGGCGGTCGGGCACCGGCTGCGGGCGGGGTTCCCCGACGGGCAGCTGCACGCCAACCTGCGCGGGTACTCGCCCGAACCGGCCGCGGGGGTCGGGCAGGTGCTCAGCCGGTTCCTGCGCGCCCTCGGGGTACCGCGCGAGGAGGTGCCCTCCGCCGTGGATGAGCAGGCCGCGCTCTACCGGCGGCTGCTCGCCGGGCGGCGGGTGTTCGTGCTGCTGGACAACGCCGCCGAACCCGGCCAACTCGGACCGCTGCTGCCGGTCGAGCCCGGGTGCGCGGTCCTGGTCACCAGCCGCCGCGACGCACCCCCGGTGATCGAGGGGCGGGCGGTGCACCGGCGGCAGCTGGGCTCCTTCACCGAGGCCGAGTGCACCGCGCTGCTGGTCCGGCTGCTCGGCGCGGACGTGGTCGCGGCCGCACCCGAGGCCGCCGGTGGGCTGGCCCAGGTCTGCGCCCGGCTGCCACTCGCGCTGCGCGTGGCCGCCGCCAACCTGGCCGCGCGGCCCCGGCCCGACCTCGCCGCGTACACCGAGCAGCTGGCCCGGGGCAACCGGTTGGCCGCGCTGGCCATCGAGGGCGACGGGGCCACCGCGGTGCGCTCGGCCTTCGACTCCTCCTACACCGCCCTGGACCCGGCCGCCCGCACCGTGTTCCGCAGGTCCGCCCTGGTGCCCGGCGGGGACTTCTCCGCCGAGGCCGCCACCGCGCTGTTCGGCCAGGACGCCACGTCCGCCCTGGACACCCTGGTCACCATGAGCCTGCTGACCCGGCCCGCGCCCGGCCGGTACGCCTGCCACGACCTCATCCGCCTCTACGCCCGCGACCGCGCCGAGGAGGAGGAGCCACCGGCCACCCGGGCCGCCGCGCTCGGCGGGCTGTTCGACCACTACTTCGCCACCAGCCGCGCGGCCGTCGAGCTGCTCACCCCGGACGTGGCCCTGGCCGTGGCCCCGGGCCTGCCGCCGGTACCGCCGTTCCCGGACCGCCCGGCCGCGGCGGCCTGGCTGGACCACGAGATCCCCAACCTGGTCGCGGCCATCCGCGCCCACCCCGGCCTCGGCCTGCCCCTGGTGCGCCTGCTCGGCGGGTACGTCTACTTCCGGCAGGAGCGCACGGTGTGGATCGAGGCCACCACCGCCGCGCTGGCCGCCGCCCGCGAGGTCGGCGACCTGCCCGTGGTCGCCGCGATGCTGGACAGCCTCGGCACCGCGCTGTGGGGTGCGGGCGAGTTCGAGCAGGGCCTGCGCCACCACCGGGAAGCCGCCGAGATCCTGGACCGCATCGGCGGCGACCCCGGACTCGCCGAGTCCGCGCTGCTGCACCTGGGCATCGTGCACATGGAGATGGGCCGCCTGGCCGCGGCCGCGCAGTGCTACCAGCGGGTGCTGGACACCTACCGGCCCGAGGGCCCGAACCGGGCGAAAGTGCTGCTCAACCTGGGCTCCACGCACGTCTACGGCGGGGACATCACCACCGGCGTCGCGCACGCCGAGCAGGCGCTGGCGATCTGCCGCGAGCACGGCATCGCTTTCGGCGAGGCGCTGTGCCTGGGCAACCTGTCCGTGGCGCACCGCATGCTGGGCGACCCGGCCCGCGCGGCCGAGCTGGCCCGCCGGTCCCGGGAGATCTACCGGGGCCTGGGCAAGGAGGACGCCGACTCGGTGGACGTGCTGGCCGCCGCCCTGCTCGCCGGGGGTGACGCCGAGACCGCCCTGCCGCTGGCCGAACAAGCCTGTGCGCTGGCCCGGGCCCGGCACTTCCGCCGCGCGGAGGCCGACGCCTACAACACCCGGGGCGCCTGCTGCGCCGCACTGGGCCGCCCGCACGAGGCGGAGCGGCACCACACCGAGGCGCTGCGCGTGGCCACGCTCGCGGGCTACCTGCTCGGCGAGATCAACGCGCTCATCGGCCAGGCCGTGGCCTACCAGGCGCTGGGACGGGCCGAGCAGGCCCGCAACCGGCTGCACGCCGCGGCCGCCGCGGCGAACCGGGGCGGGTTCCAGCACGAGCTCGCGCGGGTCCGCGCGCTGCTGGGCGGGTCCGGGTGA
- a CDS encoding phosphatidylinositol-specific phospholipase C/glycerophosphodiester phosphodiesterase family protein, whose product MRIGTRVAVVLAAVAGLVGGVAAPAGAVERVRPLAQAHAHNDYEHDRPLLDALAHGFTSVEADIYLVDGALLVGHDPGDLRPDRTLESLYLEPLRKRVLASGGQVYPDRPRLFQLLVDIKLNGAAVYAHLDKVLRSPRYGWLFSRYRHGSVVPGAVTVVISGDRPREVMAGQRDRRAFYDGRLTSPGDLGPGADARLVPLVSDNWAKLFSWTGVGEMPDLERVKLRELVHRVHAAGQRLRFWATPDMPGSAREAVWRELAAAGVDHLNTDDLEGLRAFLGRHPSAVTGWPTSHRR is encoded by the coding sequence GTGCGGATCGGGACACGCGTGGCGGTGGTGCTGGCGGCGGTGGCCGGGCTGGTCGGCGGGGTGGCCGCACCGGCCGGGGCGGTGGAGCGGGTGCGGCCGCTGGCCCAGGCGCACGCCCACAACGACTACGAGCACGACCGGCCGCTGCTGGACGCCCTGGCCCACGGGTTCACCAGCGTCGAGGCCGACATCTACCTCGTGGACGGCGCGCTGCTCGTCGGACACGACCCCGGGGACCTCCGGCCCGACCGCACGCTGGAGTCGCTGTACCTGGAGCCGCTGCGCAAGCGTGTGCTCGCCTCCGGTGGGCAGGTCTACCCCGATCGGCCGCGCCTGTTCCAGCTGTTGGTGGACATCAAGCTCAACGGTGCGGCCGTGTATGCCCACTTGGACAAGGTGCTGCGCTCACCGCGCTACGGCTGGCTGTTCAGCCGGTACCGGCACGGGTCCGTGGTGCCCGGAGCGGTGACCGTCGTCATCTCTGGAGATCGTCCGCGCGAGGTCATGGCTGGTCAGAGGGATCGGCGGGCCTTCTATGACGGACGCCTCACCTCGCCCGGCGACCTCGGGCCCGGTGCCGACGCACGGCTGGTCCCCCTGGTGTCCGACAACTGGGCGAAGCTGTTCAGCTGGACCGGAGTAGGCGAGATGCCCGACCTCGAGCGGGTGAAGTTGCGCGAGCTGGTGCACCGCGTGCACGCGGCCGGGCAACGGCTGCGGTTCTGGGCCACGCCCGATATGCCGGGTTCGGCTCGTGAGGCGGTCTGGCGGGAGCTCGCGGCGGCGGGGGTCGACCACCTCAACACTGACGATCTTGAGGGCCTCCGGGCCTTCCTGGGCCGCCACCCGAGCGCCGTAACGGGGTGGCCCACGTCTCACCGTCGGTGA
- a CDS encoding transglycosylase family protein, producing the protein MAGAVVAAPMAVAGTASAATMDWNALAQCESGNRVNTNTGNGYYGLYQFDRGTWLANGGGKYAPYAHQATREQQTEIAARLFAARGPQPWPSCGPKALRGGNAAKPAPQKAAKPAAKPKAAAPKPAANNTVIKPAAPVVTEKNGADYTVVAGDTLSTIAQKLEVNGGWKALFERNKDVVKDADLIFPGQKLDVK; encoded by the coding sequence GTGGCCGGTGCCGTCGTGGCCGCCCCGATGGCCGTGGCCGGTACCGCTTCCGCCGCGACGATGGACTGGAACGCGCTGGCTCAGTGCGAGTCCGGTAACCGGGTGAACACCAACACCGGTAACGGCTACTACGGCCTGTACCAGTTCGACCGCGGTACCTGGCTCGCCAACGGTGGCGGCAAGTACGCCCCGTACGCCCACCAGGCGACCCGTGAGCAGCAGACCGAGATCGCCGCGCGTCTGTTCGCCGCTCGTGGCCCGCAGCCGTGGCCGTCCTGCGGCCCGAAGGCCCTGCGTGGTGGCAACGCCGCCAAGCCCGCTCCGCAGAAGGCTGCCAAGCCCGCTGCCAAGCCGAAGGCCGCCGCGCCGAAGCCTGCTGCGAACAACACCGTGATCAAGCCGGCCGCGCCGGTTGTGACCGAGAAGAACGGCGCCGACTACACCGTCGTCGCGGGTGACACTCTGTCCACGATCGCCCAGAAGCTCGAGGTCAACGGTGGCTGGAAGGCCCTGTTCGAGCGCAACAAGGACGTCGTCAAGGACGCTGACCTGATCTTCCCGGGTCAGAAGCTCGACGTGAAGTGA